The Corynebacterium jeddahense genome has a window encoding:
- a CDS encoding helix-turn-helix transcriptional regulator, whose product MRTFRNTIGEEAWRVDIEALGSFVRAQRKERRLTQLEVAELADVSDRFLRELEHGKPTAEIGKVIEVLAVLGYDLEPVVHKGDLL is encoded by the coding sequence GTGCGAACGTTCCGTAATACGATCGGCGAGGAGGCGTGGCGCGTGGATATTGAGGCACTCGGCAGCTTTGTGCGCGCTCAGCGCAAGGAGCGGAGGCTGACCCAACTGGAGGTCGCGGAGCTTGCGGACGTGTCGGATCGGTTCCTCCGGGAGCTGGAGCATGGCAAGCCGACGGCGGAGATCGGCAAGGTGATCGAGGTGCTTGCGGTTCTCGGTTACGACCTCGAACCTGTTGTGCACAAGGGTGATCTGCTGTGA
- a CDS encoding 3'-5' exonuclease, translating to MVTFSLYSGLDLDGALMKPTMNFLQKLSADPTNPSLKIKTLTNAVDKRVRTGRINDQFRAVLFEIRDQDTHHFVLVDVDSHDEGNLKAERLDPARLRLDVNPINGITTLIKEEPAAGDAAADVDSRAKAEAAAQAAHELAAQQAKAVAREKGVEAELVEKQSPAPREVLGELTPEKLWEELGIDPALTEQVLALESEDGLDALLAPRPKWEHEAVLVLVAGYSVEETRESLGLRKVSASEAAESEDARLLAGLRQAAAELEFAYVDDVDTESLRSVIESGSFEKWRVYIHPEQRRMAENSYKGSARVFGGAGTGKTVVAVHRANNLAMGRVAGAGPRVLLTTFTKGLAQGLKSQLNALNQLYPEAGEPGEHGVWVDNIDAVVRKVVSLGTPEEVSEATRRVLGVAAPRVRPYTEMAARQVWEGALEATDESMPREIANEAFLQAEYETVVLAGGITTLAEYLKVARSGRGTPLNRRQRKQVWAVLESLMQTQAIDGQLFWPTMSAVGAEILNVRYERGGGSLFDHVVVDEAQDFNAGHWRFLRACVAEGPNDVFIAEDSHQRIYGNPLTLSHFGISTRGRASRRLTLNYRTTKENLDYALRILVGGDMEFLDGEGDVDSVTGYRSARTGPAPMIVTAKSEDEEFAVAAALINGWLAEAERAAEEGKHKEVRVGVMCRTRGQLSRVVSGLADHGIDAVQTKNAELASHEQVSVMTMHGAKGMEFTHVILMGVGKEIMPLRFRLKNLSEEDARAALQRERSLLYVAASRARDALVVTTVGERSELLPEG from the coding sequence ATGGTGACGTTTAGCCTGTACAGCGGGTTGGACCTGGACGGTGCGCTGATGAAGCCGACGATGAACTTCCTGCAGAAGCTGTCTGCGGACCCGACGAACCCGTCGCTGAAGATCAAGACGCTCACGAACGCCGTGGACAAGCGCGTGCGCACCGGCCGCATCAACGACCAGTTCCGCGCGGTGCTCTTTGAGATCCGCGACCAGGACACGCACCACTTCGTGCTTGTGGACGTGGACTCGCACGACGAAGGCAACCTCAAGGCTGAGCGGCTGGACCCGGCGCGGCTGCGCTTGGACGTGAACCCGATCAACGGCATTACGACGCTGATCAAGGAGGAGCCTGCTGCGGGGGATGCTGCGGCGGATGTTGATTCGCGCGCGAAGGCTGAGGCGGCTGCGCAGGCTGCGCACGAGTTGGCGGCCCAGCAGGCGAAGGCGGTTGCGAGGGAGAAAGGGGTGGAGGCGGAGCTCGTCGAGAAGCAATCGCCCGCCCCGCGCGAGGTGCTGGGTGAGCTGACGCCCGAGAAGTTGTGGGAGGAGCTGGGCATCGACCCGGCGCTGACCGAGCAGGTGTTGGCGCTCGAATCCGAGGATGGGTTGGATGCGTTGCTGGCGCCGCGCCCGAAGTGGGAGCACGAGGCCGTGTTGGTGCTGGTGGCGGGGTATTCGGTTGAGGAGACACGCGAGTCGCTGGGTCTGCGGAAGGTCTCGGCGTCGGAGGCGGCGGAGTCCGAGGACGCGCGGTTGCTGGCTGGTCTGCGGCAGGCGGCTGCGGAGCTGGAGTTCGCGTACGTGGACGACGTGGATACCGAGTCTCTGCGCAGCGTGATCGAGTCCGGCAGCTTTGAGAAGTGGCGTGTGTACATCCACCCGGAGCAGCGTCGCATGGCGGAGAACTCGTACAAGGGTTCCGCGCGCGTGTTCGGCGGTGCGGGCACCGGCAAGACGGTGGTGGCGGTGCACCGCGCGAACAACCTGGCCATGGGGCGCGTTGCCGGGGCAGGCCCGCGCGTGTTGCTGACCACGTTTACGAAGGGTCTGGCGCAGGGGTTGAAGTCCCAGCTCAACGCACTGAACCAGTTGTACCCCGAGGCCGGCGAGCCCGGCGAGCACGGCGTGTGGGTGGACAACATCGACGCCGTGGTGCGCAAGGTGGTTTCCCTTGGCACGCCCGAGGAGGTTTCGGAGGCAACCCGGCGAGTCCTCGGCGTCGCCGCCCCGCGAGTCCGTCCGTACACGGAAATGGCCGCGCGCCAAGTGTGGGAGGGCGCGCTTGAGGCTACCGACGAATCCATGCCCCGCGAGATTGCCAACGAAGCGTTCCTGCAGGCCGAGTACGAGACTGTGGTGCTCGCGGGTGGCATTACGACGCTGGCGGAGTACCTGAAGGTCGCACGAAGCGGCCGCGGCACGCCGCTGAACCGCAGGCAACGCAAGCAGGTGTGGGCCGTGCTGGAGTCGTTGATGCAGACCCAGGCCATCGACGGGCAGCTGTTCTGGCCCACCATGTCCGCCGTGGGCGCCGAGATTTTGAATGTGCGCTACGAGCGCGGCGGCGGCTCCCTGTTCGACCACGTGGTTGTGGACGAGGCCCAGGACTTCAACGCCGGCCACTGGCGGTTCCTGCGCGCGTGCGTGGCTGAGGGCCCGAACGATGTTTTCATCGCTGAGGACTCCCACCAGCGCATCTACGGCAACCCGCTGACCTTGTCGCACTTTGGTATTTCTACTCGCGGCCGCGCTTCCCGGCGTTTAACGTTGAATTACCGCACCACCAAAGAGAACCTGGACTACGCGCTGCGCATCCTGGTAGGCGGTGACATGGAGTTCTTGGACGGCGAGGGCGACGTGGACTCCGTGACCGGGTACCGCTCCGCGCGCACCGGCCCGGCGCCGATGATCGTGACCGCCAAGTCCGAGGACGAGGAGTTCGCCGTTGCAGCTGCGTTGATCAACGGTTGGCTTGCGGAGGCCGAGCGTGCGGCCGAGGAGGGTAAGCACAAGGAAGTCCGCGTCGGGGTGATGTGCCGCACCCGCGGGCAGCTTTCCCGCGTGGTCTCCGGTCTTGCCGACCACGGCATCGACGCCGTCCAGACGAAGAACGCCGAGCTGGCCTCCCACGAGCAGGTTTCCGTGATGACCATGCACGGCGCCAAAGGCATGGAGTTCACCCATGTGATTCTCATGGGCGTGGGCAAGGAGATCATGCCGCTGCGGTTCCGCCTGAAGAACCTATCCGAGGAAGACGCCCGCGCTGCCCTGCAGCGGGAGCGCTCGCTGCTGTACGTGGCGGCCTCGCGCGCCCGCGACGCGCTGGTGGTGACCACGGTCGGCGAGCGCTCGGAGCTGCTGCCGGAGGGTTAG
- a CDS encoding DEAD/DEAH box helicase yields MSTLIPVHASEHVLGGVSEYLATAFSLANPETSNALKAFLEDSERGMFHGPYVRTRLPYARAIGWDGILDWMPEWFTPYHHQAEAFRRLRSRDEQGARRPEPTLVITGTGSGKTESFLCPVLDHAARARAEGQRGTKALLLYPMNALANDQADRLAKLITSEPALAGVTAGIYTGEATGSVKKVTKDSLINDRDQIRQDPPDILLTNYKMLDQLLLREADREIWKRSATSLQYLVLDEFHTYDGAQGTDVALLLRRLGLMLKQHQPEGFAGEYASNPLGWVTPVATSATLGGKDDTQKVLDFAETIFGETFTPDALVGEKTLTYTEWTDEIAQSFGAHAAPLSPDIDQLRGIVDAIASDNSGRDHAEVVLDVFRTQLWGVDAGADLKSTIAAYAVHPLTERLLGAANPAKSLIRREGEGGKSLPEAMFDPIVVRTLGETTAREFATHLLTAVAQIRALAGDEFGFGGKRLPGVETHLWVREVSRIERAVTPTEDGETFRFADDGQLGGDNAGVWLPATYCRSCGRAGWMTALEPGTDAVVLNGAEIRKASVDKPELVRPLIDATAEHREAVKNHLELTQLGDEDGNRVLMWFHTKSRTLSRTEPSEEELAEGSSVPVLTYTGLNTEELAREQTCPSCGEADAIRYIGSRVATLLSVGLSNLFGMPSLEQNEKKTLVFADSVQDAAHRAGFVQSRARAFGIRTLMRSVVGDDEVSLAQMPMRILGRADGAADPARARFELLPPEVAETTTFTPFWAKDADTAARREATTAALHRLELDAALEFGQRAHLPRSLVSTGALVPSVQVDDEVLLAAAEEALQHVDEGLFEVADAGSPELRLRWLRGLLEQVRDRGGVYSPMLKSYLQDDANSWRLHNRFAKAHGMPSFPKGGAPEFPRSGAALDDKDRGITPLGSPRGRYARWTSKVLGISTHDATNVLTNVFKVLAREGAVQAVSTNSGGIIYALAPENVVVRHEDAAEMLHCGVCRGPLGADRQTRSLLAGLPCPTPGCLGELEAEGIEQNYYSRLYTSTTPRAVVAREHTGLIPKEERLALERAFRGSDDEAPNAPNVLVATPTLEMGIDIGDLSTVMLASLPTSVSSYVQRVGRAGRLTGNSLVLAFVQGRGTMLPKLNQPLSVIAGAVVPPAAFLSATEILRRQTTAYLVDTMAFAANGLQVQHAQDVFSSRKTSLVQVLSEEIAAGVESRVDAFLSTVEDGHVDAATVDGVRAWACGQGPDSLLGKLERTRLLWEAEKSELQARWDTLADRLKELEAKVDPNAGTENADPELEREKRSTRAAWRRAGRDYNEILLDEFWISSMERYGLLPNFTLLDDSVELAVVVSQLNPSSMQIDPETFELSRGVSSALTELAPGNTFYARGIAATVDAVELGAGGADVEQWRLCPECSYGEKVVTGTAPGACPVCGAGAFADKGQIVETVRMRRVSAEVDRARATIDGSHEDRFTMFFHTALSFSVPDGGHGGKWFLSQGFGAEYLRYVNLSWFNLGRGPATKKMLAGKEIDAPLFTVCNYCGHLDSQKGANSKWDHRPWCPKRNAREEESVTVALGRTLQTQGVLLHVPVQLTAGDKATIPSLTAAIKLGFKEVLGGDPDHLNVVTVRVPDATGKTVEALLMHDNVPGGTGYLSQFASPEDVRKLLEQAFTKVRDCDCAADERLACPDCLLPYTLFQHVEVTSRAAAERAMRAILSNQDHPAQDLDPMSVQWTPQTEAPQLDQSSNLEVRFREMVRDALEARNATVKDIPNAGGVEWHISFATGEEWSMREQVDYGYTRPDFLFQHRRKPLLRSVAVYTDGAAFHFSAQHYRFPTDIHKRNSLHFGDKQILPWNVTDAGLDWFARETTFGEAAPSWVSEKAEKRTRAMEGIGNNEIAFLKASPITQLLTYLAEPERSSYTLMDKALLQMLSTSVVPSRIPGGARLTFRNEIHFDAAKVGEEMVLQRLLVDALAPGSITEDNWRDFLRFANIVWLANNTVTVDVGDGDAVGVGQPEVVEKQSAVEAAVGGLWAEAIEEFEDEADVAAALRTLVDAGAPPTEEIGEEIESIPTAMSWTELRIALLIEQDASYAGAEAKLREQGWTLLYPDTLSPETIPAALLGKE; encoded by the coding sequence GTGTCTACCCTCATCCCCGTCCACGCGTCGGAGCACGTCCTCGGGGGCGTGTCCGAGTATTTGGCCACTGCGTTTTCGCTTGCGAATCCGGAGACGTCCAACGCGCTGAAGGCGTTTTTGGAGGATTCGGAGCGGGGCATGTTCCACGGGCCGTACGTGCGTACGCGGTTGCCGTATGCGCGCGCGATCGGGTGGGACGGGATTCTGGATTGGATGCCGGAGTGGTTTACGCCGTACCACCACCAGGCGGAAGCGTTCCGCAGGCTGCGCAGCAGGGATGAGCAGGGGGCGCGTCGTCCGGAGCCGACGCTGGTGATCACGGGTACCGGCTCGGGTAAGACGGAGTCCTTCCTCTGCCCGGTGCTGGATCACGCGGCGCGGGCTCGCGCTGAGGGGCAGCGCGGCACTAAGGCGCTGCTGCTGTACCCGATGAATGCGTTGGCGAATGACCAGGCGGATCGTCTGGCCAAGCTGATTACCAGTGAGCCGGCGCTTGCCGGTGTCACGGCTGGTATTTACACGGGTGAGGCGACGGGCAGCGTCAAGAAGGTCACGAAGGATTCGTTGATTAACGACCGTGACCAGATCCGCCAGGATCCGCCGGACATCCTGCTCACCAACTACAAAATGTTGGACCAGCTGTTGCTGCGTGAGGCTGACCGGGAGATTTGGAAGCGCTCAGCAACCTCGCTGCAGTACCTGGTGCTGGATGAGTTCCACACCTATGACGGTGCGCAGGGCACGGACGTGGCGTTGTTGCTTCGTCGATTAGGGCTGATGCTCAAGCAGCACCAACCGGAAGGGTTCGCTGGCGAGTACGCGTCGAACCCGCTGGGGTGGGTCACGCCGGTGGCGACCTCGGCAACCCTCGGTGGCAAGGACGACACGCAGAAGGTGCTCGACTTCGCCGAGACCATCTTCGGTGAGACGTTCACTCCGGATGCGCTGGTGGGGGAAAAGACGCTGACGTACACGGAGTGGACGGACGAGATCGCGCAGTCGTTTGGCGCGCATGCCGCTCCCCTCTCTCCCGACATCGATCAGCTGCGCGGCATCGTGGACGCGATCGCTAGCGACAACTCCGGCCGCGACCACGCCGAGGTGGTGCTGGATGTGTTCCGTACGCAGCTGTGGGGCGTGGACGCCGGCGCGGATTTGAAGAGCACCATCGCCGCGTATGCGGTGCACCCGCTGACGGAAAGGCTCCTGGGCGCGGCTAACCCGGCGAAGTCCCTGATCCGCCGTGAGGGCGAGGGCGGCAAGTCGCTGCCGGAGGCCATGTTCGACCCGATCGTGGTGCGCACCCTGGGCGAGACCACTGCGCGGGAGTTTGCCACCCACCTGCTCACCGCCGTGGCGCAGATCCGCGCGCTTGCCGGCGATGAGTTCGGTTTCGGAGGCAAACGCCTGCCAGGTGTGGAAACGCACTTGTGGGTGCGCGAGGTCTCCCGCATCGAGCGAGCCGTCACACCCACCGAGGACGGTGAGACTTTCCGGTTCGCGGACGACGGGCAGCTCGGCGGCGACAACGCCGGGGTGTGGCTGCCGGCCACGTACTGCCGCTCGTGCGGTCGCGCCGGGTGGATGACGGCACTTGAGCCGGGTACGGATGCGGTGGTGCTCAATGGGGCGGAGATTCGGAAGGCGAGCGTCGATAAGCCTGAGCTCGTACGTCCGCTCATCGATGCCACCGCTGAGCACCGCGAAGCCGTGAAGAACCACCTGGAGCTGACCCAGCTCGGCGACGAAGACGGCAACCGTGTGCTGATGTGGTTCCACACCAAATCCCGCACGCTGTCGCGTACCGAGCCCAGCGAGGAAGAGCTCGCTGAGGGCAGCTCCGTGCCGGTGCTTACGTACACTGGGCTTAACACCGAGGAGCTCGCGCGTGAGCAGACGTGCCCGTCGTGCGGGGAGGCGGATGCCATCCGCTACATCGGCTCGCGCGTGGCCACACTGCTGTCGGTGGGGCTATCCAACCTGTTCGGCATGCCGTCGCTGGAGCAGAATGAGAAGAAGACGCTGGTGTTCGCGGACTCCGTGCAGGACGCGGCGCACCGCGCGGGCTTCGTGCAGTCCAGGGCGCGTGCGTTTGGCATCCGTACGCTGATGCGCAGCGTCGTCGGCGACGACGAGGTGTCGCTTGCGCAGATGCCGATGCGGATCCTGGGGCGTGCGGACGGGGCCGCGGACCCGGCGCGTGCGCGCTTTGAGCTGCTGCCGCCGGAGGTGGCGGAGACCACCACGTTCACGCCGTTTTGGGCGAAGGACGCTGATACCGCGGCTCGTCGCGAGGCCACCACTGCGGCGCTGCACCGCCTGGAGTTGGATGCCGCGCTCGAGTTCGGGCAGCGTGCGCACCTGCCGCGCTCGTTGGTGTCCACGGGTGCGCTGGTGCCGTCGGTGCAGGTGGACGATGAAGTCCTGCTGGCGGCTGCCGAGGAGGCGCTGCAGCACGTGGACGAGGGCTTGTTTGAGGTCGCGGACGCCGGCTCGCCGGAGCTGCGGCTGCGCTGGCTGCGGGGCCTTCTGGAGCAGGTGCGCGACCGCGGCGGCGTGTACTCGCCGATGTTGAAGAGCTACCTGCAGGACGACGCGAACTCGTGGCGCCTGCACAACCGCTTTGCCAAGGCGCACGGTATGCCGAGCTTCCCCAAGGGCGGAGCACCCGAGTTCCCGCGCTCGGGGGCTGCCTTGGACGACAAGGACCGTGGCATCACTCCCCTGGGCAGCCCGCGCGGGCGGTATGCGCGGTGGACGTCGAAGGTGCTGGGGATCTCCACCCACGACGCCACGAACGTGCTCACCAACGTGTTCAAGGTGCTCGCCCGGGAGGGAGCGGTGCAGGCGGTGTCCACCAATTCCGGCGGCATCATCTACGCGCTTGCACCGGAGAACGTGGTGGTGCGCCACGAGGATGCAGCCGAGATGTTGCACTGTGGGGTGTGCAGGGGACCGTTGGGCGCGGACAGGCAAACCCGCTCCCTACTCGCCGGGCTGCCGTGCCCGACGCCCGGTTGCCTCGGCGAGCTGGAGGCGGAAGGCATCGAGCAGAACTACTACTCGCGGCTGTACACCTCCACCACCCCGCGCGCGGTGGTGGCGCGCGAGCACACCGGCCTGATCCCCAAGGAGGAGCGGCTGGCGCTCGAGCGAGCGTTCCGCGGCTCGGATGACGAGGCGCCGAATGCGCCGAACGTGCTGGTTGCAACGCCGACGCTGGAAATGGGTATTGATATCGGCGACCTGTCCACGGTCATGCTCGCCTCGCTGCCGACGTCTGTGTCCTCGTACGTGCAGCGCGTGGGCCGCGCCGGGCGCCTGACCGGCAACTCGCTGGTGCTCGCGTTCGTGCAGGGGCGCGGCACGATGCTGCCGAAGCTGAACCAGCCGCTGTCCGTGATCGCGGGTGCTGTGGTGCCGCCGGCGGCGTTCCTCTCCGCCACCGAAATCCTGCGCAGGCAGACCACCGCGTACCTGGTGGACACGATGGCGTTTGCCGCGAACGGGTTGCAGGTGCAACACGCGCAGGACGTGTTCAGCAGCCGTAAGACGTCGCTAGTGCAGGTGCTCAGCGAAGAGATCGCGGCCGGGGTGGAATCTCGTGTAGACGCGTTCTTGTCCACGGTCGAGGACGGCCACGTGGACGCCGCAACCGTGGACGGCGTGCGCGCGTGGGCGTGCGGCCAGGGGCCGGACTCGCTGCTGGGCAAGCTCGAGCGCACACGCCTGCTGTGGGAGGCCGAAAAGTCCGAGCTGCAGGCGCGCTGGGACACGTTGGCGGACCGGTTGAAGGAGCTGGAGGCCAAGGTCGACCCGAACGCGGGCACCGAGAACGCCGACCCGGAGTTGGAGCGGGAAAAGCGCAGTACCCGGGCGGCGTGGCGGCGCGCCGGGCGCGACTACAACGAGATCCTGCTCGACGAGTTCTGGATCAGCTCCATGGAGCGCTACGGGCTGCTGCCCAACTTCACGCTGTTGGATGACTCCGTGGAGCTTGCGGTGGTGGTCTCCCAGCTCAACCCGTCGTCCATGCAGATCGACCCGGAGACCTTCGAGCTCTCCCGCGGCGTGTCCTCGGCGCTGACGGAGCTCGCGCCGGGCAACACGTTCTACGCCCGCGGCATCGCCGCCACGGTAGACGCCGTCGAGCTCGGTGCCGGCGGCGCGGACGTGGAGCAGTGGCGCCTGTGCCCGGAGTGCTCCTACGGCGAAAAGGTGGTCACCGGCACCGCGCCGGGTGCTTGCCCGGTCTGTGGTGCGGGCGCGTTCGCGGACAAGGGCCAGATTGTGGAGACGGTGCGCATGCGCCGAGTCTCCGCCGAGGTGGACCGTGCGCGCGCGACCATCGACGGCTCGCACGAAGACCGCTTCACCATGTTCTTCCACACCGCACTGAGCTTCTCCGTGCCAGACGGCGGCCATGGCGGCAAGTGGTTCCTCTCCCAGGGCTTCGGCGCGGAGTACCTGCGGTACGTGAACTTGAGCTGGTTCAACCTGGGTCGCGGTCCCGCCACGAAGAAGATGCTGGCGGGCAAGGAGATCGACGCTCCCCTGTTCACCGTTTGCAACTACTGCGGGCACCTGGATTCGCAGAAGGGCGCGAACTCGAAGTGGGACCACAGGCCATGGTGTCCGAAGCGCAACGCTCGTGAGGAAGAGTCCGTCACGGTCGCGCTGGGCCGCACTCTGCAGACCCAAGGCGTGCTGCTGCACGTGCCGGTGCAACTCACCGCCGGCGACAAGGCGACCATCCCGAGCCTGACCGCCGCAATCAAGCTCGGCTTCAAGGAGGTCCTCGGCGGCGACCCGGACCACCTCAACGTGGTCACGGTGCGCGTGCCGGACGCCACCGGCAAGACGGTGGAAGCGCTGCTCATGCACGACAACGTGCCGGGCGGCACCGGGTACCTCTCGCAGTTCGCCTCGCCTGAGGACGTCCGCAAGCTCCTCGAGCAGGCCTTCACCAAGGTGCGGGATTGCGACTGCGCTGCTGACGAGCGCCTCGCCTGCCCGGACTGCTTGCTGCCGTACACCCTGTTCCAGCACGTCGAGGTCACCTCCCGCGCCGCCGCCGAGCGCGCCATGCGCGCGATCCTGAGCAACCAGGACCACCCCGCCCAGGACCTGGATCCGATGTCGGTGCAGTGGACCCCGCAGACGGAGGCCCCGCAGCTGGACCAGTCCTCCAACCTGGAGGTCCGCTTCCGCGAGATGGTGCGCGACGCACTCGAGGCCCGCAATGCGACGGTCAAGGACATCCCCAACGCCGGCGGCGTGGAGTGGCACATCTCGTTCGCCACCGGTGAGGAGTGGAGCATGCGCGAGCAGGTGGACTACGGCTACACCCGCCCGGACTTCCTGTTCCAGCACCGCCGAAAGCCGCTGCTGCGCTCGGTGGCCGTCTATACCGACGGTGCCGCGTTCCACTTCAGCGCGCAGCACTACCGCTTCCCCACCGACATACACAAGCGCAACAGTCTGCACTTCGGCGACAAGCAGATCCTGCCGTGGAACGTCACCGACGCCGGCCTGGATTGGTTTGCCCGGGAGACGACGTTCGGCGAGGCCGCACCGTCGTGGGTCAGCGAGAAAGCGGAGAAGCGCACGCGCGCCATGGAGGGCATCGGCAACAATGAGATCGCGTTCTTGAAAGCCTCCCCCATCACGCAGCTGCTGACCTACCTGGCGGAGCCGGAACGGTCCTCCTACACGCTCATGGACAAAGCCCTGCTGCAGATGCTCAGCACCTCCGTGGTGCCCTCGCGCATCCCGGGTGGGGCGCGCCTGACGTTCCGCAACGAGATCCACTTCGACGCCGCCAAGGTAGGCGAAGAGATGGTGCTGCAGCGACTGCTTGTCGACGCGCTGGCACCCGGTTCCATCACCGAAGACAACTGGCGCGACTTCCTGCGCTTCGCCAACATCGTGTGGCTGGCCAACAACACCGTTACGGTCGACGTTGGCGATGGTGATGCTGTGGGCGTTGGGCAACCGGAGGTCGTCGAGAAGCAAAGTGCCGTCGAGGCCGCAGTGGGTGGGCTGTGGGCCGAGGCGATCGAAGAGTTCGAGGACGAAGCGGACGTGGCCGCCGCGCTGCGCACCCTCGTGGACGCGGGTGCGCCGCCGACCGAAGAGATCGGCGAGGAAATCGAATCCATCCCCACCGCCATGTCCTGGACCGAGCTACGTATCGCGCTGCTGATCGAGCAGGACGCCTCCTACGCGGGTGCCGAAGCCAAGCTTCGCGAGCAAGGCTGGACGCTGCTGTACCCCGATACACTCTCGCCAGAGACCATCCCGGCCGCGCTGCTGGGTAAGGAGTGA
- a CDS encoding GIY-YIG nuclease family protein yields MYFLVGTNPETDKPRIYIGQTAPRQNGVAFARAAEHSRSADKDFFNRIIYVVVVDDSWGATEITFLENAFHQRAIKADRYEVANGNTPSAGSVSEETQAELDEFIENTNLIISALGVSAFQLKATSSKSRTSTNSAAAPARPSDDEEPVFELTVLSQGVQGLGQRTASGFLVLEGSTLRPELRPSADQIQDNTLTSDLEFTSPSAAAAFLVGGAANGRTM; encoded by the coding sequence GTGTACTTCCTTGTTGGCACGAACCCGGAGACGGACAAGCCGCGCATTTACATCGGCCAAACCGCGCCCCGTCAGAACGGCGTCGCATTTGCCAGGGCCGCCGAGCATTCACGCAGCGCGGACAAAGACTTTTTCAACCGCATCATCTACGTGGTTGTGGTGGATGACTCCTGGGGCGCCACCGAAATCACCTTCCTGGAAAACGCCTTCCACCAGCGCGCCATTAAGGCAGACCGTTACGAAGTCGCCAACGGCAACACCCCGTCCGCCGGCAGTGTCAGCGAAGAGACCCAAGCAGAGTTGGACGAGTTCATCGAGAACACCAACCTCATCATCAGCGCTCTAGGCGTTTCCGCATTCCAGCTGAAGGCAACTTCGTCGAAGTCTCGCACCTCGACCAACTCGGCTGCAGCCCCGGCGCGCCCGAGCGATGACGAGGAACCGGTCTTCGAGCTCACCGTTCTCAGCCAAGGTGTTCAGGGCCTAGGCCAGCGCACCGCTTCCGGCTTCCTCGTCCTGGAGGGATCCACGTTGCGGCCGGAGCTGCGTCCCAGCGCGGACCAGATCCAGGACAACACGCTGACCTCTGACTTGGAGTTCACCAGCCCGTCCGCCGCAGCGGCGTTCTTGGTGGGCGGTGCAGCAAATGGCAGAACGATGTAG
- a CDS encoding type II toxin-antitoxin system HipA family toxin, which translates to MTSPVVAADVYVGEELAGHFTTHADGRTEFDYVEGATKAVASTLPISGAPYVTSAGALPPFFANLLPEGRRLSTLKRSVKASLDDELALLVAVGSDTVGDVSVVAHGKPLAPSPAVIDLSGPLDFSAAITDAGIADPIAVPGVQDKASARTIAAAVRGHNTEYILKVSPPEYPKLVENEAECFAIAAAAKYPLAETQLLIDASGRPGLLITRFDRLGGTRLHVEDAAQVMGLYPSAKYSPAMEEVAEALMGVSASPSLTARSIAFQVALAWLTGNGDLHAKNLSLIWRGRRAEMSPIYDIPSTVPYGDSTMALSVQGRKDNISGKAFRAFCTEIGLTVNATERVMAQALRVTDGAAERIVSAADFDPRRARDLRRVLDRRRGLWG; encoded by the coding sequence GTGACGTCCCCGGTTGTTGCAGCAGACGTGTACGTGGGCGAGGAACTGGCCGGCCACTTCACTACCCATGCCGATGGCCGCACGGAGTTCGACTACGTGGAGGGCGCCACGAAGGCTGTGGCCTCAACGCTGCCGATCAGTGGCGCGCCCTATGTCACCTCAGCAGGTGCGCTCCCGCCGTTTTTCGCCAACCTGCTGCCTGAGGGCAGGCGGCTCTCCACGCTGAAGCGTTCGGTCAAGGCATCACTCGACGATGAGCTGGCTCTCCTCGTCGCAGTCGGTTCCGACACGGTCGGTGATGTCAGCGTCGTTGCGCACGGCAAGCCGCTCGCGCCCTCCCCCGCCGTGATCGATTTGTCCGGCCCGCTCGATTTCTCGGCGGCCATCACTGACGCCGGAATCGCGGATCCCATTGCCGTTCCCGGCGTGCAGGACAAGGCATCGGCACGCACCATTGCAGCCGCAGTTCGCGGCCACAACACCGAATACATTCTCAAGGTGTCCCCGCCCGAGTACCCGAAGCTTGTGGAGAATGAGGCCGAGTGCTTCGCCATCGCAGCCGCCGCCAAGTACCCGCTCGCTGAAACGCAGTTGCTTATCGACGCCTCCGGTCGCCCCGGCCTCCTCATCACCCGCTTCGACCGGTTAGGCGGCACCCGGCTCCACGTCGAAGACGCCGCGCAGGTCATGGGCCTGTACCCGAGCGCGAAGTACAGCCCAGCAATGGAGGAGGTGGCGGAGGCGTTGATGGGCGTGAGTGCGTCGCCAAGCTTGACTGCCCGATCAATCGCCTTCCAAGTCGCCCTTGCCTGGCTGACCGGAAACGGTGATCTACATGCGAAGAATCTGTCGTTGATCTGGAGGGGCCGCAGGGCCGAGATGTCCCCTATCTACGACATCCCATCAACGGTGCCCTACGGGGATTCCACGATGGCGCTGTCCGTGCAGGGGCGCAAGGACAACATCAGCGGCAAGGCGTTCCGGGCATTCTGCACGGAGATCGGTTTGACGGTGAACGCAACCGAGCGCGTTATGGCCCAAGCCCTGCGGGTAACCGATGGTGCCGCGGAGCGGATCGTGTCCGCGGCCGATTTCGATCCGCGCCGGGCGCGCGACCTCAGGAGGGTGCTGGATCGGCGGAGGGGGTTGTGGGGCTGA